From Aspergillus fumigatus Af293 chromosome 3, whole genome shotgun sequence, a single genomic window includes:
- a CDS encoding putative short-chain dehydrogenase/reductase family protein gives MSANLKKDLPWESSILGILYKQLFVHPKPLPTRPSLNGRTAVITGSNGGIGFEAARQLFQLGLSRLIMGVRSQASGDAAAEKLRAEFRGADIQVWLLDMADYGDIDAFARRCRDLDRIDYVILNAAMQSSIFKRHHTTGHELVFQVDYLSTALLCMLLASVLKDQSRVGAVTKPPVLTVVGSDTMYLSKFQAAGPISPRMDDPTGYDRMRQYMDSKLLLMVFVRQLARQVNPDDVVINVCNPGMVAGTGLGKNGKPNPSFAEKHVVPVFVKALGRKVESGASVYVHALLAEGQKSHGSFISDWTIKPYAGLMYTKEGQDLSEHLWNETMEELGFASKGIRQLFS, from the coding sequence ATGTCCGCCAACCTCAAAAAGGATCTCCCTTGGGAGAGTAGCATTCTTGGGATTCTCTATAAACAGCTTTTTGTCCACCCCAAGCCTCTCCCCACCAGACCATCACTCAATGGACGAACGGCTGTGATTACAGGCTCCAATGGCGGAATCGGCTTCGAAGCGGCGCGGCAACTTTTCCAGCTTGGCTTATCACGACTGATTATGGGCGTGCGCTCTCAAGCATCCGGCGACGCCGCAGCTGAGAAGCTGCGCGCAGAGTTTCGTGGTGCTGATATACAAGTTTGGCTACTGGACATGGCAGACTATGGAGACATCGACGCCTTTGCCAGGCGGTGCCGCGACCTAGACCGCATCGACTACGTTATTCTCAATGCTGCGATGCAGAGCAGCATATTTAAACGTCATCATACGACTGGTCACGAATTGGTATTTCAGGTCGATTACCTCTCCACTGCCCTCCTGTGTATGCTGCTTGCGTCCGTGCTGAAGGACCAGTCTCGTGTCGGAGCAGTGACCAAACCGCCTGTTCTTACCGTTGTGGGCTCGGACACCATGTACCTCAGCAAGTTCCAAGCCGCAGGACCTATTTCCCCCCGTATGGACGACCCAACGGGATACGACAGGATGAGACAGTACATGGATTcgaagctgctgctgatggtaTTTGTTCGCCAACTGGCTCGGCAAGTGAACCCGGACGATGTCGTTATAAACGTCTGCAACCCAGGCATGGTGGCCGGAACTGGCCTAGGAAAAAACGGGAAGCCCAACCCCAGTTTCGCCGAAAAGCATGTGGTCCCTGTATTTGTCAAGGCGCTCGGACGGAAGGTCGAATCTGGCGCAAGCGTCTATGTTCATGCCCTCTTGGCCGAGGGCCAGAAAAGTCATGGGAGCTTCATCAGCGACTGGACTATCAAACCCTACGCGGGGTTGATGTATACTAAGGAGGGTCAGGATTTGAGCGAGCATCTGTGGAATGAGACAATGGAAGAGCTGGGATTTGCGTCGAAGGGCATCAGACAGTTGTTTAGTTAG
- a CDS encoding NAD(P)-dependent alcohol dehydrogenase — protein sequence MSPILWLLPPTKFLSESKSIAVNPADPIFAELGRLARCLVRPHPIPGMDFSGEVVATGSNVTSVNIGDRVFGRVETQKGQAGCMAEYTRAEIEGCVPIPPGIDWGHAAGAGTAAITAYESLVLNSKPGDLVFINGGAGGVGTFAIQFAKAHGCRIIVSCSTAKIGICKELGADEVIDYPKEDLVSVLKEKGKVIDLVVDYAYREEVNLCKASHDFLVDGATFVMVPGGISSAILRVVSKNSLCPHMLGGGKAKFKAYFAKSNRTAFQQISEWMAAGKVRTVIDSVFEFDDMPRAIERIKSGKTCGKIIVHV from the coding sequence ATGAGCCCTATCCTTTGGCTCCTACCCCCAACCAAGTTCTTGTCAGAGTCAAAAAGCATCGCGGTCAACCCAGCAGATCCTATCTTCGCCGAGCTGGGTCGGCTGGCGAGATGCCTTGTTAGGCCACATCCAATTCCAGGCATGGATTTCAGCGGTGAGGTGGTGGCGACGGGAAGCAATGTTACTTCTGTGAACATAGGCGATCGTGTTTTCGGCAGGGTTGAGACGCAAAAGGGCCAAGCAGGCTGTATGGCGGAGTATACGAGAGCCGAAATTGAAGGTTGCGTGCCTATACCTCCTGGCATTGACTGGGGCCATGCTGCAGGGGCCGGCACGGCAGCAATCACAGCCTACGAGAGCCTGGTGCTCAATTCAAAGCCTGGTGACCTAGTCTTCATCAATGGAGGTGCAGGGGGTGTGGGAACCTTTGCCATCCAATTTGCGAAAGCTCATGGGTGCAGGATCATCGTGTCGTGCTCAACCGCCAAAATTGGTATTTGCAAGGAGCTTGGTGCAGATGAAGTGATCGACTATCCAAAGGAGGACCTTGTGTCTGTCCTGAAGGAGAAAGGCAAGGTCATCGACCTGGTAGTTGACTACGCGTATCGGGAGGAGGTGAACTTGTGCAAGGCTTCGCATGACTTCCTGGTCGATGGGGCAACGTTTGTTATGGTGCCTGGGGGAATTTCGAGTGCGATTCTTAGGGTTGTCAGCAAGAATTCGCTCTGTCCTCACATGCTTGGCGGTGGGAAAGCCAAATTTAAGGCATATTTTGCGAAAAGCAACCGCACAGCTTTCCAGCAGATATCTGAATGGATGGCAGCTGGGAAAGTCAGGACTGTTATTGACTCTGTGTTTGAGTTTGACGACATGCCTAGGGCGATTGAGCGGATCAAGTCTGGGAAAACATGTGGGAAAATAATAGTTCACGTATAG
- a CDS encoding MscL family protein, with product MPRLDDSTEALLRAGQSAQSTVKRAWDGFVNFAVRDNVLEVALGLIIAQAFTKVVTSFVSDIILPIVALLPFLHRNMDEKFAVLRRGPHYVEEKGYNTLEQARNDGALVLAYGAFLETVISFVGVSLTLYAIGHLYTWISHDQVIKQTVQCKYCRKYISEKVSLFLLLWEIRISNVFRHCAVSTVPAGKTVARMRLSGR from the exons ATGCCTCGTCTCGACGATAGCACTGAAGCGCTCCTTCGAGCAGGCCAAAGCGCCCAAAGTACAGTCAAGCGTGCCTGGGATGGCTTCGTCAATTTCGCTGTGCGAGACAACGTTCTCGAGGTCGCGTTAGGTTTGAT TATCGCCCAAGCATTTACCAAGGTGGTTACGTCTTTCGTCTCCGATATCATTCTTCCcattgttgctcttcttccatttTTGCATCGCAACATGGACGAGAAGTTTGCTGTGCTCCGCCGTGGGCCGCATTATGTCGAGGAGAAAGGGTACAATACCCTCGAGCAGGCGCGAAACGATGGCGCCCTAGTACTGGCCTATGG CGCATTTCTTGAGACCGTGATCAGCTTTGTGGGTGTCAGTCTTACATTGTATGCGATCGGGCATCTTTACACGTGGATCTCCCATGATCAAGTTATCAAGCAAACAGTGCAATGCAAATACTGTCGGAAGTACATCAGTGAGAAGGtatctctctttcttttgctgTGGGAGATCAGGATTTCTAATGTGTTTAGGCATTGCGCTGTGTCAACTGTACCAGCTGGCAAGACGGTCGCGAGGATGCGCCTCAGCGGTAGGTAG
- a CDS encoding putative MFS monocarboxylate transporter codes for MTDEKPSSEYTSRANLTILGSFTGLFCTVGFLNSFGAFEEYYAKNQLANKSESTIAWLGALSIFFVFSVSVVSGPLLDAFGPRLLLYVGSFGTIFSIMMTSLCKEFYQFILAQGILLGASLALLVCPMLALVGQYIKVKRGAAMGIVIAGSSLGGVIWPIVINELLKKPTIRFEWTMRIVGFIMIPLLAISCLCCRPPKIPTATKRLQDKPDANEAVTPEREPVSTPKTRFSILREPKMQVTCLAFFITYFGMFSPFFFTTSYAVAQGFSTDLSFYTISIINGASLFGRIIPGILADRYGRFNICILATLLSGIIALCWTTATSVAGLVIWSAAYGFTSGVRLGLALVPFIRNADTLQGHSLPSTSLCSPNCDTKHLGLINRCCHGIYIPFRNGRHPYQWRTGWQVRISVAFYLLRCQPLSRYFVACRSTSDAESGFASIRLRSRNMQQ; via the exons ATGACTGACGAGAAGCCATCTAGCGAGTACAC ATCACGAGCGAACCTGACCATTCTGGGCTCCTTTACCGGACTTTTCTGCACCGTGGGCTTCTTGAACTCGTTTGGTGCCTTTGAAGAATACTATGCGAAGAATCAGCTTGCGAATAAGTCTGAATCCACAATCGCATGGCTTGGAGCTCTCAGcatcttctttgtcttctccgTGTCCGTAGTGTCTGGCCCTCTACTGGACGCCTTTGGACCAAGG CTATTGCTCTATGTCGGCTCATTCGGGACTATATTCTCAATCATGATGACCTCGCTTTGCAAAGAATTTTACCAGTTCATTCTTGCACAGGGTATCTTGCTCGGTGCGTCTCTAGCACTTTTAGTCTGCCCCATGCTTGCTCTCGTCGGCCAGTATATCAAAGTCAAGCGTGGAGCCGCTATGGGGATCGTCATTGCAGGTTCCTCCCTAGGGGGTGTTATCTGGCCTATTGTCATTAACGAGCTCTTGAAAAAACCCACCATCCGATTTGAATGGACGATGCGCATCGTTGGGTTCATCATGATACCTCTTCTTGCCATTTCGTGTCTTTGTTGTCGGCCTCCTAAGATTCCAACAGCTACGAAGAGGCTGCAAGACAAACCAGACGCCAACGAGGCTGTGACCCCGGAGCGGGAGCCTGTGAGTACTCCCAAGACAAGATTTTCGATCTTGCGAGAGCCCAAAATGCAGGTGACTTGCCTGGCATTTTTCATCACTTATTTCGGCATGttttcccctttcttcttcaccacATCCTATGCCGTAGCACAGGGCTTCTCCACCGACCTGTCATTCTATACAATATCCATTATCAACGGAGCGTCCCTTTTCGGTCGCATTATTCCGGGCATCCTTGCGGATCGATATGGTCGGTTCAATATCTGCATTCTCGCGACACTTTTGTCCGGTATTATCGCATTATGCTGGACAACTGCTACATCCGTTGCGGGCTTGGTAATTTGGTCTGCGGCATATGGATTCACGTCTGGTGTACGCCTTGGTCTAGCCTTGGTCCCTTTCATAAGAAATGCTGACACCCTTCAAGGCCATTCTCTCCCTTCAACAAGCTTGTGCAGCCCAAATTGCGACACCAAACACCTTGGGCTTATCAATCGGTGCTGTCATGGCATCTACATCCCTTTC CGCAATGGCAGGCATCCCTATCAGTGGCGAACTGGCTGGCAAGTACGGATATCTGTCGCTTTCTATCTACTCCGGTGTCAGCCTCTTAGTCGGTACTTTGTTGCTTGTCGTAGCACGTCTGATGCAGAGTCGGGATTTGCTAGCATTCGTCTGAGATCTCGGAATATGCAACAGTAG
- a CDS encoding Zn(II)2Cys6 transcription factor — translation MESSDKGKELPRGRRTANACLRCQQKKKRCDGNIPQCTSCADHHLTCTYQGVRRRGRGKTKAYLEKLEARVTELEASLRRAANVPAGPANNTMAWAEEQLAQASSATCENRTETTLSGAANFITTASHNERRHEPIYCEPEVRVPGPATISGGYERKRAALREKLFRMLPEQNVRKLNLEANRDPFTSSVFIQLPPKFQLQSMFEVAFTEANHVLPLFDVSVLRDLVEQHYSDPTVPPGKQPGRWAMLNAAIAVAIQLRTARGSYSEMTELSWHFFKNSFSMYSVIALRAADVFGYMYAGIERCANNIRSPARLSLAFGLHRREFYSVLDHAAADRHKRAFWIAYILDKSISVKTGLPSVFEDDAINIDYPDLLLSASTIDGNVPGTSMSAFAFRLKAELATIEFSVEKRLYSESAGRQNVHQLLDLASELDHQLENWKAKLPSSLQPDRIVWSTMPTVKEPIILLHFAYYRALSEIHGFAAHLNQEDDISVIRQIQSSRMIQASAASQIINILQYLPCEQPGHLWHILCYPISACITLLAVVLENPTDAQAHSYARYIGHLVRFLTRVQQNKVLEAQSLLDLCSEFERLALHAISKAAANGTVTSTSPSISAASGVQNYGQASCIDNQDEGEKTSFLLTVAQKILSYTTSRTSSLQLAQGLMGNVPHLCAIAARTFSGLIPTLQLSPSTGLLSPSSLNPETYGFTVM, via the exons ATGGAATCTTCAGACAAGGGCAAGGAGTTGCCACGAGGTAGAAGAACCGCCAAC GCATGCCTACGATGTcagcagaaaaagaaacgatGTGACGGCAACATTCCTCAGTGTACCTCGTGCGCTGATCACCATTTAACTTGTACTTACCAGGGAGTGAGACGGAGAGGTCGAGGGAAAAC AAAAGCCTATTTAGAAAAGCTCGAGGCTCGAGTTACGGAATTAGAGGCTTCTCTGCGCCGTGCTGCAAATGTTCCTGCGGGGCCGGCAAACAATACCATGGCGTGGGCAGAGGAGCAGCTGGCACAGGCGTCCTCAGCAACATGCGAGAACAGGACTGAGACTACTTTATCAGGTGCGGCAAATTTTATCACCACTGCCTCCCACAATGAACGGAGGCACGAGCCGATTTATTGTGAGCCAGAAGTAAGGGTCCCTGGGCCAGCGACAATATCTGGTGGTTACGAGAGGAAAAGAGCGGCTCTTAGGGAGAAGTTGTTCAGAATGTTGCCGGAGCAAAACGTGAGAAAGCTCAATTTGGAAGCAAACCGCGACCCTTTCACCAGCTCAGTCTTTATCCAACTCCCTCCAAAATTCCAGCTCCAATCCATGTTTGAGGTTGCCTTTACTGAGGCCAATCACGTCCTACCGCTATTTGATGTCTCTGTCCTAAGGGATCTTGTGGAACAACATTATTCGGACCCTACTGTTCCACCAGGGAAGCAACCTGGACGATGGGCCATGTTGAATGCTGCGATAGCGGTCGCGATTCAGCTACGGACCGCCAGGGGCTCCTATAGCGAGATGACGGAACTGTCCTGGCACTTCTTTAAGAACTCATTCAGCATGTATTCAGTCATTGCCCTACGAGCGGCAGACGTTTTTGGCTATATGTACGCAGGGATCGAGCGATGTGCGAACAACATCCGTTCTC CCGCACGTCTATCATTGGCGTTTGGATTACACCGAAGGGAATTTTACTCGGTCCTCGACCATGCTGCCGCAGACCGCCATAAGAGGGCCTTCTGGATTGCATATATACTCGACAAGAGCATATCTGTGAAGACAGGGTTGCCCTCTGTATTTGAGGACGATGCGATAAACATCGACTACCCAGACCTGCTTCTGTCTGCGTCAACAATTGATGGAAACGTTCCAGGAACTAGCATGTCAGCCTTCGCTTTTCGATTGAAGGCGGAACTAGCGACGATTGAATTCAGCGTGGAGAAACGGCTCTACTCCGAATCGGCAGGAAGGCAGAATGTACATCAGCTACTGGACCTTGCATCGGAGCTTGATCATCAGCTGGAGAATTGGAAAGCGAAGCTTCCATCGAGTTTACAACCTGATCGCATTGTCTGGTCAACAATGCCAACAGTCAAGGAACCTATCATCTTATTACATTTTGCTTACTATCGTGCCCTCAGTGAGATTCATGGCTTTGCAGCACACCTTAACCAGGAAGACGATATTAGTGTAATTCGACAGATTCAGTCCTCAAGGATGATTCAGGCATCGGCAGCCTCACAAATAATCAACATACTGCAATACTTGCCTTGTGAGCAACCTGGACACCTTTG GCATATTCTATGCTATCCTATATCTGCCTGCATCACTCTGCTGGCGGTAGTGCTTGAGAACCCTACAGATGCACAAGCACATTCCTACGCACGATACATTGGCCATCTTGTCAGATTTCTGACAAGGGTCCAACAAAACAAGGTCCTCGAGGCACAGTCATTGCTGGATTTATGCTCCGAATTTGAAAGACTAGCGCTCCATGCTATTTCGAAAGCAGCAGCAAACGGCACGGTGACTTCGACTTCCCCGAGCATTAGTGCCGCCTCAGGTGTTCAAAATTATGGGCAGGCAAGTTGTATTGATAATCAAGACGAAGGAGAAAAGACGTCCTTTTTATTGACTGTGGCGCAGAAAATTTTATCTTATACCACCAGCAGAACTAGTAGTCTGCAGCTTGCACAGGGACTTATGGGCAACGTACCCCACCTATGTGCCATTGCTGCCAGGACCTTTTCTGGTCTGATTCCTACACTGCAGTTATCTCCATCTACAGGCCTACTTTCACCATCGTCGCTGAATCCAGAAACGTACGGATTTACTGTTATGTAG
- a CDS encoding BTB/POZ domain-containing protein, whose amino-acid sequence MAGKGKGKGKKKTKPKISEISAGSAIASTETAVAKDEVTAKMKELVLRHYLNPKYSDLTIICNGEIFPAHRNIVCPQSMYFENACDGRFKESNGEVILEDRDPILVRKMLEFLYTGDYTFEAPNAKGSFKSENTSGEVSHTDLDQDLQVSQGETSSAHPRTDQAFFHAQMYAQGAYFQIEGLKMKAKEYFRESFMKFTDRESYTSAVLEVYGSTEDHNRGLRDLVVQMTTDNLLLLRANNNPILDGIFLEAVPNFMLEICLSALDRCAKHQREYRGWSYYN is encoded by the exons ATGGCGGGAaaggggaaggggaagggaaagaaaaaaaccAAACCGAAGATCTCAGAAATATCCGCTGGTTCGGCTATTGCATCTACTGAGACGGCTGTTGCAAAGGACGAGGTCACCGCAAAAATGAAAGAGCTTGTCCTAAG ACATTATCTCAATCCGAAGTACAGCGATTTAACGATCATCTGTAACGGTGAAATCTTCCCAGCTCATCGGAACATTGTCTGCCCTCAATCGATGTATTTCGAAAATGCCTGTGATGGTCGGTTTAAG GAAAGTAATGGGGAAGTAATACTCGAAGATCGCGACCCTATACTCGTCAGGAAGATGCTCGAATTTTTGTACACGGGCGACTATACCTTTGAAGCTCCAAATGCAAAGGGCAGCTTTAAATCTGAGAATACCTCCGGGGAGGTTTCGCACACAGACCTGGATCAGGATCTCCAGGTATCACAGGGAGAAACTAGCAGTGCACACCCACGAACTGACCAGGCCTTTTTTCATGCCCAAATGTATGCACAAGGTGCCTATTTTCAAATAGAGggattgaagatgaaagcgAAGGAGTACTTCCGGGAGTCCTTTATGAAATTTACGGACCGAGAATCATATACTTCCGCTGTGCTTGAGGTATATGGCTCGACGGAAGACCACAACCGAGGGCTCAGGGACCTTGTCGTCCAGATGACAACGGATAACCTTCTGCTTCTGAGGGCTAATAACAATCCCATATTGGACGGCATCTTTTTGGAAGCGGTTCCTAACTTTATGTTGGAAATTTGTCTTTCCGCCTTGGACAGATGTGCCAAGCATCAGAGGGAATATAGGGGATGGAGCTACTATAATTAG
- a CDS encoding AM-toxin synthetase — MWIRTFLTASTRRGYWGVTRGGSNSPGSLYWWGPGCSNFCDSHVAAQGLWRFPGRQGRFFKTGDLVQCKPDGGLVILGRKDTQVQIGGERVELAEVEYHVRRFLPGRAGVAAEMITSIARVKPILVAFIAIGDEVNLPLGASLQPLTVGVNEKLAQYVPRTFIPEVYIPVETIPLTAAGKTDRKALRKMGGPTTLDEISRLQESRLKN, encoded by the coding sequence ATGTGGATCCGCACATTTTTAACAGCATCTACCCGACGAGGCTATTGGGGAGTTACTCGTGGAGGGTCCAATTCTCCTGGATCGCTATATTGGTGGGGGCCCGGATGTAGCAACTTTTGTGACTCCCACGTGGCTGCTCAAGGGCTGTGGCGATTTCCAGGACGCCAAGGACGATTCTTCAAGACAGGCGACCTGGTCCAGTGTAAGCCGGATGGCGGCCTGGTCATCCTAGGCCGCAAGGATACGCAGGTCCAGATCGGTGGTGAACGAGTAGAATTGGCCGAGGTCGAATATCATGTGCGCAGATTCCTGCCAGGCAGGGCTGGCGTTGCAGCCGAGATGATCACTTCAATTGCCAGAGTGAAACCAATACTGGTGGCGTTCATTGCCATCGGTGACGAGGTCAACCTCCCTTTAGGCGCCAGCCTTCAACCTCTCACTGTCGGCGTAAATGAGAAACTGGCGCAATATGTCCCGCGTACATTCATCCCTGAGGTGTATATACCAGTGGAAACAATTCCATTGACAGCAGCAGGCAAGACAGATAGAAAAGCATTGCGCAAAATGGGCGGTCCAACGACTTTGGATGAGATATCCCGGTTGCAGGAATCCAGATTAAAGAATTAG
- a CDS encoding NPP1 family protein, with product MVSLNLPKLALFISLLGTCLAELLTPFPDTASELAIKFQPVLDFDTDSCYQTAAIGKDYKLNSGIDPTLAPPRPPGPGPIVRAATDDEQVVFAANASDSDSDSDSEIGIRSGGPFAPSGCRDKARLDHSQTYVRERCNRGWCAYLYGYYFEVDSGFSNAHKHDWEHVIVWTLHDQVFFVSWSAHGDYTTHYYSTVRFEGSHPKIVYHLGSSGTHSLRKAEAKDDKIENDTGRWFRAPLVSLEKMPCKFNRLLLNHNWGSAHSDLSRLGEKLDKWMPWDARNNEKFNPWEPKVPLWAVRE from the coding sequence ATGGTGTCCCTTAACCTTCCCAAACTAGCCCTGTTCATCTCGCTCCTAGGAACCTGCCTAGCAGAGCTCCTCACCCCGTTCCCAGACACCGCCAGCGAACTTGCCATCAAGTTCCAACCCGTCCTCGACTTCGACACGGACAGCTGCTACCAGACCGCGGCCATCGGCAAAGACTACAAGCTCAACTCTGGTATCGACCCAACCCTCGCTCCACCCCGTCCTCCAGGTCCAGGGCCAATCGTTCGAGCCGCCACCGACGACGAGCAAGTCGTCTTCGCAGCCAACGCCAGtgacagcgacagcgacagcgacagcgagATTGGGATCCGCTCGGGCGGTCCCTTTGCGCCCTCTGGATGCCGCGACAAGGCCCGACTAGACCACAGCCAGACGTACGTCCGTGAGCGCTGCAACCGCGGCTGGTGCGCGTATCTGTACGGGTACTACTTTGAAGTCGACAGTGGCTTTTCAAACGCACACAAGCACGACTGGGAGCACGTCATCGTGTGGACACTCCATGACCAAGTGTTTTTCGTCTCGTGGTCCGCGCACGGCGACTACACGACGCACTACTATTCCACGGTCCGGTTCGAAGGCTCGCACCCGAAGATCGTGTACCACCTCGGTTCGTCGGGTACGCACTCGCTGCGCAAGGCCGAGGCCAAGGACGATAAGATTGAAAACGATACCGGGCGGTGGTTTCGGGCGCCGCTGGTttcgctggagaagatgcccTGCAAGTTTAATCGGCTGCTGCTGAATCATAATTGGGGCAGTGCGCATAGTGATTTGAGTCGGCTTGGGGAGAAGCTGGATAAGTGGATGCCGTGGGATGCGAGGAATAATGAGAAATTCAACCCATGGGAGCCCAAGGTGCCTTTGTGGGCTGTGAGGGAGTAA
- a CDS encoding Zn(II)2Cys6 transcription factor, translating to MKLKSAANFSDTGAKRAPRQDPVSCESCRRKKLKCNRQRPCSSCVTRRLSCSYGISLERIEPAIVEVENASHTNTAPSSQGVRGQPREAATMTVPSITDPRSSRTTNESAKTADWLENILMSDRVPSVVSRHLQDEVGQSEAAHDPSRDNREPRLGEAVPDFFQHRLASSENPMTVDLVSYLPEMSKTISLFRYYCQYIDYLYHVIIPLRVEDQINCIYHCIDTASPVNSSHLALLFSILASSVYFQYSNGLSTFAERCSREFVFLTGAALIRSNYTACPTLEGLQASLIVMHYLPNPSFHSSVCSLFLHGTIIGQAKSLMLHCIDSPRCREEREANGFDAHELELKRRLWWDIATFDWQVFAIR from the coding sequence ATGAAGCTCAAATCTGCTGCAAACTTTTCCGATACAGGGGCAAAACGGGCCCCCAGACAAGATCCGGTGTCCTGCGAATCTTGCCGGCGAAAGAAGCTCAAATGCAATCGTCAGCGACCATGCAGTAGCTGTGTTACTCGAAGGCTGTCCTGCAGCTATGGTATATCGCTGGAGAGGATTGAACCAGCGATAGTTGAGGTGGAAAATGCAAGCCACACTAATACTGCTCCATCAAGTCAAGGCGTTAGGGGCCAGCCGAGGGAGGCTGCCACCATGACGGTTCCTTCTATCACGGATCCTCGATCATCGCGAACAACTAATGAATCGGCCAAAACAGCGGACTGGCTAGAAAACATACTCATGTCCGATCGAGTTCCAAGTGTAGTTTCGAGGCATCTGCAGGACGAAGTCGGCCAGTCTGAAGCCGCTCATGACCCATCCAGGGACAATAGAGAGCCACGTCTCGGTGAAGCGGTCCCAGATTTTTTTCAGCATCGGCTGGCATCAAGTGAAAATCCGATGACGGTCGATCTCGTATCTTACCTTCCAGAGATGTCAAAAACAATATCATTGTTCAGATACTATTGTCAATACATCGATTATCTGTATCATGTCATCATTCCATTGCGTGTCGAGGATCAAATCAATTGCATCTACCACTGCATCGACACAGCCTCACCAGTCAATTCATCCCACTTAGCGCTATTGTTCAGCATCTTGGCCAGCTCTGTTTATTTCCAGTATTCCAATGGTCTGTCTACTTTTGCAGAAAGATGTAGCCGCGAATTCGTTTTCTTGACTGGTGCCGCATTGATAAGGAGCAATTACACTGCATGTCCTACACTTGAGGGACTCCAGGCGTCGCTCATTGTCATGCACTATCTGCCTAATCCAAGTTTCCACTCATCGGTCTGCTCTCTGTTTCTTCACGGGACGATCATTGGTCAGGCAAAAAGTCTCATGCTGCATTGCATTGACTCGCCCCGCTGCCGAGAAGAAAGGGAAGCGAATGGATTCGACGCACATGAGCTTGAACTAAAGAGACGACTTTGGTGGGATATAGCGACTTTTGATTGGCAAGTTTTCGCTATACGATGA
- a CDS encoding transcription factor domain-containing protein has translation MNVREPLNIDDEGIRGRAVATPSPMSEPTQMSFTLQRLNLAVVCREIVDMTAYEHMHGIDVSYDKILELDRKLHQAYNNLPEFYRLDTVSRRRFAALYRSRPTIAWQRCLLQQAYHSRFCRLHRLYFIRGAREPAYSYSHVICLQSARKVLEIKRIMDEDEPKFMPPTSTVWSVMHHVFMAAVILLMDVCFNWDDLLADKRKQEVLDACRMLSEAQRTSSLVSQGIQAMMDVLQKHWKSGKHSSADGQPSNLPSSPALAPAAVAEPAQIVSNHDSANTNDKKDDPSAETSFHFDQNEGQERPLEEIWTEMLDSGGDLNFATPDWTDLLTDLTNATLPCN, from the coding sequence ATGAATGTCCGGGAACCATTGAAcatcgatgatgaaggaATCCGGGGCAGAGCGGTTGCCACACCATCACCAATGTCGGAGCCAACCCAGATGTCCTTCACTCTTCAGCGACTCAACCTGGCAGTCGTATGCCGCGAAATAGTGGACATGACGGCCTACGAACACATGCATGGAATCGATGTTAGCTACGACAAAATTCTCGAATTGGACCGCAAGCTGCATCAAGCATATAACAATCTCCCGGAATTCTATCGGCTCGATACTGTTTCCAGGCGTCGTTTTGCAGCCCTCTATCGTAGCCGACCGACGATTGCATGGCAGAGGTGTCTTTTGCAGCAAGCTTATCATTCGCGTTTCTGCCGACTGCACCGTCTGTACTTCATCCGGGGAGCCCGAGAGCCCGCGTATTCGTATTCGCACGTAATCTGCCTCCAGTCTGCGCGTAAAGTGCTGGAAATCAAGAGAAtcatggacgaggacgaacCAAAGTTCATGCCGCCAACATCAACAGTCTGGTCTGTGATGCATCACGTTTTCATGGCTGCAGTGATCCTTCTGATGGACGTGTGCTTCAACTGGGATGACCTTCTGGCTGATAAAAGGAAGCAAGAGGTGCTTGATGCATGTCGTATGCTCAGCGAGGCTCAACGAACATCGTCCTTGGTTAGCCAGGGTATCCAGGCTATGATGGACGTGCTGCAGAAGCACTGGAAAAGTGGAAAACACTCCTCTGCCGATGGACAGCCTTCGAATTTACCGTCATCACCTGCCTtggctcctgctgctgttgcagaGCCAGCGCAAATCGTTTCCAATCATGACTCGGCAAATACGAATGATAAGAAAGATGATCCGTCCGCAGAGACCTCTTTCCATTTTGATCAAAATGAGGGTCAAGAGCGGCCACTGGAAGAGATATGGACGGAGATGCTTGACAGTGGCGGCGACCTGAACTTTGCGACGCCAGACTGGACGGACTTGTTGACCGACTTGACAAATGCCACGCTGCCTTGTAACTAA